The genomic segment ACAGAAGGTGCTAGTGCTGGCCCCAAAGAACATCTCCTCCTTGCACAGACCGAAGTCAGCGATCTTGATGTGGCCGTCTTTGTCCAGGAGCAAGTTCTCCAGCTGCCAGCACATGTCACACTAtataggtttttttcttttcttttattccttaAAATACATCTGTTTATACTTTAAAATACATCTACTTCAAAGAGATGAAAGCATCCcaaattttctttttaaagtgttCCTCAGCTTTATGTAaaaatattctcttttttttttttcaccctgtcTTACTCTTACTGGTAAACACCTAGGCTGCCtgtatgatgagataacttgtcagCACAGCCATGTATGATTCACTGCCAcagtgatgagataactcgtcagcacAGCCATGTATGATTCACTGCCACAGTGATGACATAACTTGTCAGCACAGCCATGTATGATTCACTGCTACAGTGATGACATAACTCGTCAGCACAGCCATGTATGATTCACTGCCACAGtgatgagataacttgtcagCACAGCCATGTATGATTCACTGCTAcagtgatgagataactcgtcagcacAGCCATGTATGATTCACTGCCACAGTGATGAGATAACTTGTCAATGAAATATTCGGACATTCCCTTCTTTGGACtaagtttgttgacaaaaacagTGGTAGCTTAAGCTTGGGGAATCTTACTAGATTCTATTgatagaaaccccatctacatcattaggcagtcctttatttgaacagtTAGGTTGGGTTACTGCCTGTGTTTGGACTTGCTCATCGCACGCTCTGCAAACAGCAACACCCGGCTTAAGCTGTGCGATCCGAGGTGCACCAAAATGAACAAAAATGCTTTCTTTAGCCAATGCTAAGAAAGAACTGGTGTGTAAactcgaagaagaagacaaacatgaGCCATTACTGGATGATTCAACAGAACAtcaagggagcaatgaagagactggtaCAATTGACAAGCAGACAATGAATGACGCTGAACAGAGCAGAGACTAACACATCCTCTTTGAGGAAATTTTTACACATCCTGCATAAAGAAAGTTAATTCATTCACTGACTTAGATGTATTcaagacagacacaaaaataaagacaAGACCAGGAGCACACTTCTGCGGTTTACCTTCAGATCTCTGTAGACGATGTTATTTTCATGCAGGTAACCCAAGGCTGAAATGATCTCCGCACCGTAGAACCGTGTGCGTTCTTCTGAAAAGACACGTTCTCGAGACAAGTGGAAGAACAGCTCTCCCCCGTTTACGTACTCCATCACAAAACACAGTCTGTCAGGTGTTTGGAATGAATACTTCAGTTGCTGCACACAAAAGCCACAGAaaaacattaactctttcaccacaaaatttctgtgtgaaaaacacttccccggcaccaaatattttagacttgatgctctcagtcacacgaTGCAGTTCATGTCAAGACAACACAGTGgatttgttcacttcaaacttggtcacggggggagggaggtgggggggtgcaagggtgggggtggaagttaGTCAATTTCCTAATGCAAGGGAAAGTCAGCTGCAGCAGTCAAGCTTTACAACAATGTGAAAACTGTCTGTTTAATTTGACGCCAAGATGCTGACTTAGCTATCTATGGCAGTGAACAGTCTAATCGACTTAAGCTGCACatagcagtgaaagagttaacacaGACAAGGACACCACTGAAAGAAATAACTGctcattcatttcttcatatcTGTACACACAGCTGAACAtttgaaaaatatttttaaaagcaTTCAATCATACACAACATATTCAAGCCAACACCAACGCACAACATCACATCCACAGTCAGTTTTCACACAGACTCACTGAACAGCATGAAACAGGCACAGGACTTACAGTGAGGAAAGGATGGTTGGTGCTTTGTAATACTCGGTTTTCTGTTAAGGTGTGGGCTACCTCTTCCTGCAAACACAGAATCAGAGCATTAGAACATAACTGTGACAGACAAAATCATCACAACAGTAAGCAATGCTGCTTCGCGAGAAAGCTGACAGTCTCAACCACActaacatttaaaaacaaaacccatTACAAAACGCATGCCAGCACAAGCCATCAGTAATCTGtcaaatgctcttttttttttttttacaccccctACACAAACATACGCTTGACATCAAAACACTTCTGTCCAGAACTCTTAAAGCTTGCCCAGACATcggtcatgtcacacacacacatacacaaatattcacaggcaggcaagcaggcgcgtatgcacactcacaaactacatacacaggcagacaagcacatgtacacacaccttttaaaaaaaaaatttttaatactACAACAATCCACCTACCTTAGCAATGATAACAGCTTTCTTGAGGATTTTGATGGCATACAAGTGACTGGTTGATTTCTCTTTGCACAGGATCACTTTGCCAAATGTCCCCTTTCCCAACACTTTGAGGAAATCAAAGTCATTCAGGGactgcagacacacagagagaatcacgATCAACATTCTATATTCAGTCACTGCAAAACGCCTTTCTAGTTATGAGgttacaaatgaaaaaaaacaacaacaacaaaaaaaaccagcactgCAAAGGCAATGTATCCCATTGGCCCAAGTAAGAGAAAAGTGATAATAAATGAGAAGAATAAAGTGTGACATAATATTCACATGACACTGCAATCAAAATCCCTTATGCCACACTTTgctgtttttcctcaaactgtaAAAGGTCAACCTCAtataaaattaataaacaatcaacccataaaggttaaaaaaaaaaaggagacaaatcTGTCATACAATCATtatctgataaaaagaaatacaaatacaaaatctcaatgcacgtaaaagaacccatggctttGTGACAGTTGTAcctcgtataaaaaaaaaaagaataaaattagATGAAATAAGAATTTAAAAATCCATAGAAAAGTCCTTTTAAATTTTAAAACTATTcatgtagacagaaaaaaaaagagctgaactGTCATGTTCTCTGCCAAAAGCACGTAAAGCAAATTAGAAAGTTAAtaaaatatgatacaataaacaataagtcagtgtgtgtgactctttgttATGCATTGTGCTTTATAGATAAGGTTTCAAAAGTTTTCAGCATTGCAGTGTTTGCGAACATTTGCCAGTGGTAATCAAAATATCTCTATCATCACTACAGGATGTCGCTGAGATCTGGGTAGCACAGAGCCTTGGTCTTCCACcagtccagcacacacacacaggctacatTAAATCTTCCTGCATTAACTCTTCTGCCACCATTGGTGGCTTTAGTCAACTCgacacagttcactgccataggtgatgTTTGTAGACactgaggggtcatgttaaaCAGATTGtgtttcacattgtaacaaagcttgacaacgGTAGCCAACTTTACCATGCAATGGGAACAAGTCCACTGTGCTATTCTTGACACGAACTGAATCGTGTGACTGAGAATATCATGTCCAAAATATTTGGAAACTTGGCGGCGAAAGAGTTAACTCCTCCTGCATGCAGTGTTGTCCACTCAGCTGTGAGTGAGTGCAAATTTGACAATGCTGCTTTCAGCTGTGAGTCAAAATAAATATGAGTGTTGGCTTCATGTTGAGAGGTTATGCAGATGATTCAGATTTCACACCTCTAACCTTTAATGACCTGTGATCTTTCCACTTCTCAACAGCAAGTCATATATCAATGGCCACTTCTGCACCTGCATAGAGTGCTGAAAACAGATATTACTTCCTTGTTCAATCCCTGATTAGATTGTTTTACCTGGATATTGTGCAGGCACAAATCAGGGATTCCGTTTGATAcaagggtttaaaaaaacaaaacaaaaaaaaacaaaaaaaccgcaaaaaactagagaaaaaaaaaagaaagaaaaaaggaatgaaaacttTTTATGGACCGCCTGGTATTCAAATCCTATGACAATAAAGAGCACATTGCCTGATCATCATAACATAAAATATCACCACTgcctcctctttccctttcctttaaaaaacaaaaaaaaaaaaaacccccaaaacttgGTCCATTTCTTTTCATGCTAAACGTCAAAActcaccactttttttttgttcttgtggaAGTCTTTTAACAAGGAGTCTGGACCCGATTCCTCCGTCACCTTCAGATTCTCTGACACAGAGCGTATGGCCTGTATCCACTCCTCCCTGCAACAAACAGTACATCCGTGATACACATGAACTGGAACAAAAATGACGGTGCATGAACGACTGAACCATGACCCCCTGACAGTCAGTCAGCAGCACAAAACCTGTCCGTTCTGCTTGTTTTTCAATTTAACAGAGAAATATACTGACAGGTTTCACAAGCATTCTCAGCAACAACACGGTTTGCGTCTGTGATAAGATTTTCTATGGAATTCATGTAGGCTTTGGCAAAATGCTCAACACAAATAAAGACTAGTGTTGCAAAGATCGCTTATACAGTCAAGCCCTGGGGCTTTCACTTTGATCAAAACACAAGTATAGCATAAATCAAAAATGACTAATATACACAAATACTGACTAATGACAATTATATCAAGAAGAAAACTGTAAAATCTTACCTTTCCTCTGGAGTGTCTACGCAGAACATCCTCTCTACTACAGTCGTCCATTGCAAACCTCGTATGAGGAAAGTGTTGGGTCTTGGTCGATCTATCTTCATCAGCTGACAAtctgcacacagaaaacaaaaaatatgtcCGATCTGGTCCAGTGGATGAATGACACTTTTTTCAATGCATATTTTCTTCCTCTTTACCTCTGTGAGAGTCTTATCATTAGGGCGCTACACATACAAACTGTTTACCtgcacaaagcaaacaaaatgagtctaaaagtttttgttgttgatttgcaAGGCAAGCGCATATATCATACCTTTTACAGTAAAGTTGTTGAGAGGATCCGATGTGTCTCCTCCTTCTGGTTTAGATCGGAACCCCAGAAAGGAACCATCTTTGCACAGTATAAAGTAACGCTTTCGCCAGTTCTTTATATGTTCACCTGAAAAAGAAACATTCGAAGTCACAGAATCTAATCCATCAAATGCTGAGTATCCAATAAATGCCCAGGGAAAGCCACAGACCCTCAACACAGTGAGGAACCAAAACACAGAAAATGTAGGCCAGCCAAACTACATACATGATACACTGAGCCTCAAGACAAATGTATATATCTAGAATGTGTATTGAGAAACAAAGGTAAGCGCAATCTGAAGAAAACATGCATCAATTACATCTAAAGCCTGTATCTAATAACTGAAATCTAAGCTAAAACATTAcatatcactgttatcattatctttaCATGTGTGCTATGGCACAAAAAATGTCAATTATGACCAAGAAACACTTCTTCACTGATATTACATCACTAATTCAGTAAATGAAAATTCATAACTTACATTCTGGACCATGTTGcttgtaaaaataacaaaaacaaaaaacaacaacaaacaaaccaaaaaaaagagaaaaaaagaaaagaaaaaaaagaaaaagaaattaacacaTTTAAAAGAGTCAAAAGAAGTAAAAGtatcagtttcacaaggaggtgtcactgtgttcggacaaatccaccaacgctacaccatatctgccaggcagatgcctgaccagcagcataacccaacatgcttagtcaggcacAGAGTACATGCATATTTATaagtttgtgtacctatcactgtatcagagtggatttcttctacagaattttgccacagtgcaacccttttgttgccatgggtgtttttttcccagttcgccaagtgtgtgctgcacacaggacctcgggtttttcatctcatctgaatgactcgaCATTCAgtctgatttttccagtcaaaacttgagagaaaaggcaagactgggaatcaaacccagaccctcattggacactatattggcagataggtgtcttaaccattctgccaccttccttcctaagAAGTAAAAGAatttctaaaataaataaatgaataggcaGAAATGGCCACACATTTGTTCTGCACCACAACACTAATCCAGAACATACAGGTATCTGAATTTTTTCTCTGCACTCATTAGCTCAAGCCAATGTTATCATGCTCATCATCAAACTTAAAACAAATTCTAAACAAAACTGACACTCTGTGAGTCTGTCAAAATGGCTCAGTTGCAATGCTTACCTCTTTTACAATgttatcatgatcaccatcaaaCTTATAAATTATACAAATTCTAAACAAAACTGACACTCTATCAAATGGCTCAGATGCAATGCTTACCTCTTTTCCACAAGTATCCTTCCTTGACACTACTGTGCATGTGTCCGAAGTTGGCAGACATGGCCGCCACCTTGGGTGCACAGTCTGCAGACACAGGTGACAATCTTCATTAACAacgtagacatacagacagatgcaggacattaactcattctacccaaCAGCTACATGTCTGCTACAAGTACAACTTCCGCTGGAACAGCACTACATgaaaccactgcagaaaaaactgGGTTGTTCACTAAAACATTGAAAACTGATGGAGAATTATTGATTTaattggtcaaacaaagcttcgttttcatgcttctggaatccataaacggttcagtttagaatgacAACTGTaacaagcaagaatgaacgaaattagaatagcgTGTTGgcacgagaatactcgtacctggtccacaggggaagtaatcatggtccGAGTACCtgaagtagaatgagttaactatATTACACTTTTACTGGCAAAGTAGCATAAAATATAACTTTCAATCATAGATGCTTTTTCCTGCTCCTCTTTAACATCTTATTTTATACCAGTTatcacataattattatgtaaacccatatatctaaaaaaaaattttttttggcaTCCACTCTAGGCTTTCTCATGTCTTTGTCAACAGAAGAACACTTTGAGCCCCTGATctttgtaaagagagagagagagagagagagagagagagagagagagagagagagagagagagagagagagagaagactaaaGTCATAtgtacacaacactcacacatacacaaaacaaactcacACCCATACTGATACTCTTCTTTAAACAGCGACATCAGGGCTGAAAATGTTTTGTTGTATGACATAACTGATCCTGTAGAACCTGTAAACAAACCacctccaaaaacaaacaaaatgcataaGAACAGTAATATTCATGCTTTGGTGTGCATGCATCAATTCATAATCATACTGCATGTGTGTAAGGTGTACACATACTAATGTATGCCAGAACATACCCAGACTCAAGTACAGTTCCATTTGAATTCTTGTCGATCATCACCAgacaaaaacattttaaaattgAAATTTATAGAAATTTGTGCTAATTTGCAAAAGTGTGTTTGCATATCAATTCTATACACGCAACTAACCCATCCAGCTTAATTTAAATGCCCCCAAGGCCCTTGTCCCTATACCTTAGTTGGGCACTCTATCACAAGCTACTGCTCCACTTAAAAGAAGTGCTTGCAaaggtttttgtttgtatgtctacAGGGCTTGAGAAGATGACATCATGTGCTGTGCATTGTGGGACAGGATGCCATCTTTTGGGACGCAACAAACGCAAACAAATCCACGCAACACAGAGCGAaactatcatcatcttcattaggTTACTGAGCGATGCCATACCCTTGTTGCACTATAGGCTGTACAAACCGAAGATACAGTGTGAAATTATAACCTGCTGGGTATCAATTTTATCAAATTCCCAAAGTTAAAACTACAGCAGAGCAGactgaagaagtcagaaaacaaaGGAGGGAGGCATGTATCACAGCTATCCGGCACACCACAGTGACTTCTATAAATACCAATGAACATTTACTTGTCTGTTCAAGACATATCTGTGGAGATAACACTATCATATTGTTAGTAATGTTACTATTATGTTTggtatgaaataaaatgaattctCAAGTGTTCTCCCCAAACAGGCTAGTTTTCAAAACACATGTTCAAGCTTTGGCTTACAAAGTTACATAAGCTTTCCTGTGACTTCTGAGTCATTTTCATTTGAAGGCCCACAATCAGTTGGCCTATCATATGGTTTTACTACAGGAAAAGCCTTAGAAAATCCACATTTCTTCAACAGTAACTAATTTCATTCATCTGtgtctgttagtttcatcagtctcaaCTCTGGTTCCCTTCTGatgaacaaaggagaagaaatcaACGTGGGCCTAGGTTGTTGCTTTTCAATGTCATCGTAGATCTTGGAGTAAGGAAATTTGGAGCACATTGCTTAATAATTGTTTCaaagaaagggtggagatttttctgatttccaatgtaaacatatgtgcagacctgctagtgcctgaactcccttcgtgtgtacacacatgcagaagattaaatatacacgttaagatcctgcaatccatgtcagcattcggtgggtcatgaaaacaagaacatacccagcatacacccccccaaaaaaatggaatatggctgcctacatcagtacatggcggggtaaataaaaaaatggTTATACAGGTAaaacaaaatgttacatgtctgtgtgtgcatgcctgaaagctgattaaatgacacaggaaaggaatgatgagcacccagtggcagctgtcagttggctctacccaggtaggcagcctgttgtgcaaatgaccccgctttagagattggtctccgaacaaggataggcgctataaaagtatccatatcaatcaaaaaagaaaatcacagaaaactgaaacaagacatGTGCCTTCAGAATGTAGGTGAATATTAAACTAGATGtccatatacacagacacacacacacacacactgtatactgATACTATGATATATTGAAGTCTCACCCTCCTGGACCCCATCTCTTCATCATGGGCACAGCAAAGTAAAAATAATTCCCCAGTGTTGCGACTTTCCTGGCAGTATTGCAATTTTTATTACCTTGTCTGCCACAAGGGAAGAGGCGCCTCTTGTCGCCATTTCAGATGCTGATCATGACTTTAATTAGTTTAAAACTTTTTAATGAGACTGTGTCTACAAACATGTATGCCACGTCAATTTGTGGAATCCTTTCAGTAAAAAGtagcagtgacatatataataaCTGACTACTTTGAAATTTTCATGAAAAGACCATCTAATCTTCATGCAAGAGCTGCGACAGATTCTCattacaaacacaatcatacaatGAAATGTAGTGTATAATACGAAAAGGTCTTACATCATTTATTTTAAAAGGCAGGGGATGGTGAACAAGTGACTTGTAAGCACGTaacagaagaaagtgaattttAGAATAAACATGTACCTGGAGGAAACAAAGGACTTATGTGTGCCGAAGTGAAAATTATATCTGTCATCAAAAGCAAATGTCAGAACTCAGATGtttacaaaacaaacatgaaaacttTTTAGAATGTATACAGAAAGAGTAACTGGAAGCCTGAGGGTAAAAGACAGCATCTTATCGGATACTGGGCTAAAATGATGTGAAATTTGCCATGTActcagcatgtgtgtttgtgtcaagcttttgtgtgtgtgtgtgtgtgtgtgtgtgtgtgtgtgtgtgtgtgtgtgtgtgctttgtcagggtgtgtgttcgttttgtgctgtgttactgttgGCACGCATGGCTTGGAACCAACATCCCCATCCACcccaacacatcatacacaagtcacacaaacacacagtgacacacattcataaactctctctcttcttccctctatcacacacacacacacacacaatttacaaactctctctcacacacgcaccagctcacacactggcacaacacatacactgacaccacatacacattaacagtaacacacaacacagaaacacacaccttatATACACAATAACACAGAATCACATTCACGAACTCACACACTAACAgtagcacacaacacagaaacacatacacacacacacaaacacagaatcacattcacaaactcacaaagtatacaagcacacactgacaacacacacgcacaaatagaAGCGTGAATGTGCGTACGTTTTTCCCCATCTTAGTGGagagacgtaaaactgaagaagaacacacacacacacacacaaacacagagggagagtgacacacacagacagacacaatcactCTCATTAGTCTCAAGTGAATCATACAGGTCGAAGCCATTCACAAAGCTAAGTTTTTATCGATGTATGAACATCTTGCCTGAAACTAGTGAAAGTCAAGGTCGTCAACATGCTTcctctttttgtttgcttttccatTTCACATTTGTTAATTGATCTGAAGCATGAGATGTTTGAGCTAGCAGGATTATCTAATCAACAAAAGTGCTGTAGAAAAGCCCTTGTGGACGGGGGATAACTGATAATGCTAGTTTCGTGATGTCATCACTCGTTCCCTATACATGTATATGCTgacctgactaaaaaaaaaaaagaagaaataaaaattaaaggCTTTTCAACGTTCAATTCAAAATCATTTCCAAGATGGCAGTTTGCTTGCACAGTTGCTGAATATATAACAGGCAGTAACACTTACTAACTGTAAGAATATTCCAACTGCTCTGAGGAGAACAACTCCAAAACAGTATTTTAAATTCTCATTCAAAGT from the Babylonia areolata isolate BAREFJ2019XMU chromosome 21, ASM4173473v1, whole genome shotgun sequence genome contains:
- the LOC143296086 gene encoding RAC-gamma serine/threonine-protein kinase-like, yielding MSANFGHMHSSVKEGYLWKRGEHIKNWRKRYFILCKDGSFLGFRSKPEGGDTSDPLNNFTVKDCQLMKIDRPRPNTFLIRGLQWTTVVERMFCVDTPEEREEWIQAIRSVSENLKVTEESGPDSLLKDFHKNKKKVSLNDFDFLKVLGKGTFGKVILCKEKSTSHLYAIKILKKAVIIAKEEVAHTLTENRVLQSTNHPFLTQLKYSFQTPDRLCFVMEYVNGGELFFHLSRERVFSEERTRFYGAEIISALGYLHENNIVYRDLKLENLLLDKDGHIKIADFGLCKEEMFFGASTSTFCGTPEYLAPEVLEDNDYGRAVDWWGTGVVMYEMMCGRLPFYNRDHDVLFELILLQNVKFPRNLSEEAKSLLSGLLAKNPKRRLGGSEADVSEIKSHPFFQCIDWDDLVAKKITPPWKPDVKSSWDTKYIPEEFAQESLQLTPGGHEHTLADRLDPISEDSELPYFEQFSYHGSSRSYAGGYLSASAHTTSELF